Proteins encoded together in one Kitasatospora albolonga window:
- a CDS encoding GAF domain-containing protein, which translates to MTPRTESAPRPVPALSDAPRNELLQSVVDVARAIFGAAASSVLLLDEEADELVFQAVSGEGQEFLVGRRFPAGRGIAGWVATSGEPMVVDDLTAAPSFDRSLAESTAYVPNSLMAAPLISESRVLGVLEVLDPSPQARSSVRELDLLAMFARQAAAALRVITPEPVAAPGLAAAGPVLVGAQREDALRLLGSLEQVLRGPA; encoded by the coding sequence ATGACTCCGAGAACTGAATCCGCCCCCAGGCCGGTCCCCGCCCTTTCCGACGCTCCCCGCAACGAGCTGCTCCAGTCGGTCGTCGACGTGGCCCGGGCCATCTTCGGCGCCGCGGCCAGCTCGGTCCTCCTGCTCGACGAGGAGGCGGACGAGCTGGTCTTCCAGGCGGTCTCCGGGGAGGGCCAGGAGTTCCTCGTGGGCCGCCGGTTCCCCGCCGGGCGCGGGATCGCGGGCTGGGTGGCGACCTCGGGCGAGCCGATGGTGGTGGACGACCTGACCGCCGCGCCCTCCTTCGACCGCTCGCTGGCGGAGTCCACCGCGTACGTCCCGAACTCCCTGATGGCGGCCCCGCTGATCAGCGAGTCCCGCGTCCTGGGCGTACTGGAGGTGCTGGACCCCTCGCCGCAGGCCCGCTCCAGCGTGCGCGAACTGGACCTGCTGGCGATGTTCGCCCGGCAGGCGGCGGCGGCCCTGCGGGTGATCACCCCGGAGCCGGTCGCCGCCCCGGGTCTCGCGGCGGCCGGTCCGGTGCTGGTGGGCGCGCAGCGGGAGGACGCGCTGCGGCTGCTCGGTAGCCTGGAGCAGGTCCTGCGGGGCCCCGCATAG
- a CDS encoding xylose isomerase, producing the protein MKLAFSTLGVPGMPVAEVVRLAAEHGYRGVELRAHPEEPVHPGLSSLERADVVEEFKAAGVEILTVSGYVRVAAEGDDEAVSAELAELVKLARDLGARYVRVFPGGGDADGADADATAARRLGAAAPGAADMGVSILLETHDTHSAGADVARIVGTVGHPRIGAIWDVLHTWLAGEDPAASHAVLAPHLGYVQVKDVASADDLTPLPLGAGVLPLAACLDGLDPDAWVCWEYEKRWHPQAAELPALLSAGRDHLLRLGAPKQ; encoded by the coding sequence GTGAAGCTCGCTTTCTCCACGCTCGGGGTGCCGGGAATGCCCGTGGCCGAGGTCGTCCGGCTCGCCGCCGAGCACGGTTACCGGGGCGTGGAGCTGCGCGCCCACCCCGAGGAGCCCGTGCACCCGGGGCTCTCGTCGCTCGAACGGGCCGATGTGGTCGAGGAGTTCAAGGCGGCCGGGGTGGAGATCCTGACCGTGTCCGGGTATGTGCGGGTGGCCGCCGAGGGCGACGACGAGGCGGTCTCCGCGGAGCTGGCCGAGCTGGTGAAGCTCGCCCGCGACCTGGGCGCCCGGTACGTCCGCGTCTTCCCGGGCGGCGGCGACGCGGACGGGGCGGACGCCGACGCGACGGCCGCCCGCAGGCTGGGCGCGGCCGCCCCGGGCGCCGCCGACATGGGGGTGAGCATCCTGCTGGAGACCCATGACACGCACAGCGCGGGCGCCGACGTGGCCCGGATCGTGGGGACGGTCGGCCACCCCCGGATCGGGGCGATCTGGGACGTCCTGCACACCTGGCTGGCCGGGGAGGACCCGGCGGCGAGCCATGCGGTGCTCGCCCCGCACCTCGGCTACGTACAGGTGAAGGACGTCGCGTCGGCGGACGACCTCACTCCGCTGCCCCTGGGGGCCGGGGTGCTGCCGCTGGCGGCCTGCCTGGACGGGCTGGACCCGGACGCGTGGGTCTGCTGGGAGTACGAGAAGCGCTGGCACCCGCAGGCGGCGGAGCTCCCGGCCCTGCTGAGCGCGGGCCGGGACCATCTGCTGCGGCTGGGGGCGCCGAAGCAGTAG
- a CDS encoding 4-hydroxy-3-methylbut-2-enyl diphosphate reductase codes for MNRSKRSDVFPTTALPVAPGVLAIATAWWHPVRGHMDCPAHPLLSAHARRAGYTVDARRWEEKAVNGDDRGPAATTVVAVSYERPEGGHRGLALAARSEDGPAVAFAHRQIASWQAVLRTRRLLYVSEGAAPSGAPTAEVRSAASPAPPQASVPSQGKQGPGQGGRTGEPGGGAWLPCGCSAGSGCLSASFAERSLHRSVGRGDEVVVVGAPAPGTGGGWPHRAPDAALKRATTLAQAEALTVKDPERFAFVVAPGAVVSEAAGILRVLRRRFPRLRGQHPWEWCCTTDDLDTAVGSVLAQSDALLVTGGGDSPLVRTALVRAAGSGVRVREVTSLDRLRPEDVDGATITLLHTATGTGTDPAGAGQGPGAWPGPEDGPAREVARVLDGLGPTGHVLRTVRSTHLLSDRGAHEPA; via the coding sequence ATGAACCGCAGCAAGCGCTCCGACGTGTTTCCCACTACCGCGCTCCCCGTCGCCCCCGGCGTTCTCGCGATCGCCACGGCATGGTGGCACCCCGTACGCGGTCATATGGACTGCCCCGCCCACCCGTTGCTCTCCGCGCACGCCCGCCGGGCCGGGTACACCGTCGACGCCCGGCGGTGGGAGGAGAAGGCCGTGAACGGCGACGACCGGGGTCCGGCGGCGACCACCGTCGTCGCGGTCTCCTACGAGCGGCCGGAGGGAGGCCACCGCGGCCTCGCCCTCGCGGCCCGCAGCGAGGACGGCCCGGCGGTCGCCTTCGCCCACCGGCAGATCGCTTCCTGGCAGGCGGTGTTACGGACCCGGCGGCTGCTGTACGTGAGCGAGGGGGCGGCCCCGTCCGGGGCGCCGACGGCGGAGGTCCGGTCCGCCGCCTCCCCGGCACCCCCTCAGGCGTCCGTGCCCTCCCAGGGGAAGCAGGGGCCGGGACAGGGGGGCAGGACGGGCGAACCGGGCGGCGGCGCCTGGCTGCCCTGCGGGTGCTCCGCCGGTTCCGGGTGCCTCTCCGCCTCCTTCGCCGAGCGCTCGCTGCACCGGTCCGTGGGCCGGGGCGACGAGGTCGTGGTGGTCGGCGCCCCGGCGCCCGGGACCGGCGGTGGCTGGCCGCACCGGGCGCCCGACGCGGCCCTGAAGAGGGCGACGACCCTCGCTCAGGCCGAGGCGCTGACCGTCAAGGACCCCGAGCGCTTCGCGTTCGTCGTGGCCCCCGGGGCCGTGGTGTCCGAGGCGGCGGGCATCCTGCGGGTCCTGCGCCGGCGTTTCCCGCGTCTGCGCGGGCAGCACCCCTGGGAGTGGTGCTGCACCACGGACGACCTGGACACGGCGGTCGGCTCCGTCCTCGCCCAGTCCGACGCGCTCCTCGTCACCGGCGGCGGCGACAGCCCGCTGGTCCGCACCGCACTGGTCCGGGCCGCCGGGTCGGGGGTACGGGTCCGGGAGGTCACGAGCCTGGACCGGCTCCGGCCCGAGGACGTCGACGGGGCGACGATCACCCTCCTGCACACGGCGACGGGGACGGGGACGGACCCGGCGGGAGCGGGACAGGGACCGGGAGCGTGGCCGGGGCCGGAGGACGGGCCTGCCCGGGAGGTGGCGCGGGTCCTGGACGGCCTCGGCCCCACCGGTCATGTCCTGCGCACGGTCCGCTCGACGCACCTGCTGTCCGACCGGGGAGCCCACGAGCCCGCATGA
- a CDS encoding acyl-CoA oxidase, with the protein MSESARDEIRRLLHGPCDPSALSALATLRKALADTPGTAEDGPGAGRAAGMREPVHGPGRGPLLLRRLRALAEALPPGAGLLDDPARLAAVHAHAAVADPSLCLAGLVHHLLCLGSLTELSDDHQGLEPRLSALREGRAKGVYLITEAGRANSHLATATRAELDPADGSFVLHTPDPRADKFGSAGTWGVEQTGVVLARLFAGGADRGVFAFMVGLTDEQGPLPGVELSSPVALDALPLDYVHVRFHRVRVPFAHWLSDGARIDRDGTVHDPAGSPEQRLQRTLRVGQGLWAAMPAVAAATSRRSAVRAVTYARQRSTESRLAPGVPLLAYRAQQTVVLGALADAFALTCAADGALAVRTATPAPGAQGREAMGFTPWAAVSQPLAAYKAVTVRTAARLTAECQHRCGFSGQLTVNRLAAYQGFHHAFDTAGGDSQLIFYDIGRTLAEQEQEQEQEQEQAHAPGPVPGPASPHWWPAVIHRHEDDLVRELRKRGATDATRDPFERWNPLLERAGLLGEARATRLMADDVTRVLGRLRDPGLVRALTPLAALHGVLAARRWAGSLLTLGTLEPADVAALSGAADRLCDAVMEQLPLLLAVFGDDEPDGTDAAPLAAPDVNAAMAATLTWTRGAAS; encoded by the coding sequence CTGTCCGAAAGCGCCCGCGACGAGATACGCCGACTGCTCCACGGCCCCTGCGATCCGTCCGCCCTGTCCGCCCTGGCCACGCTGCGCAAAGCGCTCGCCGACACCCCCGGGACGGCGGAGGACGGGCCGGGGGCGGGGCGCGCGGCAGGGATGCGCGAGCCCGTTCACGGCCCCGGCCGGGGCCCGCTCCTGCTGCGTCGGCTGCGCGCGCTGGCGGAGGCGCTGCCGCCCGGGGCCGGGCTCCTCGACGACCCGGCCCGGCTCGCCGCCGTCCACGCCCACGCCGCCGTCGCCGACCCGTCGCTCTGTCTGGCGGGGCTGGTCCACCACCTGCTCTGCCTGGGCTCCCTCACCGAACTCTCCGACGACCACCAGGGGTTGGAGCCCCGGCTGTCCGCCCTGCGGGAGGGACGGGCCAAGGGCGTCTATCTGATCACCGAGGCGGGCCGGGCCAACAGCCATCTCGCCACCGCGACCCGCGCCGAACTCGACCCGGCCGACGGCTCGTTCGTCCTGCACACGCCCGACCCCCGGGCCGACAAGTTCGGGAGCGCCGGGACCTGGGGCGTGGAGCAGACGGGGGTGGTCCTGGCCCGGCTCTTCGCCGGGGGCGCGGACCGCGGGGTCTTCGCGTTCATGGTGGGCCTCACCGATGAACAAGGGCCGCTCCCCGGAGTCGAGTTGTCCTCGCCGGTGGCCCTGGACGCCCTGCCGCTCGACTATGTGCACGTACGGTTCCACCGCGTGCGGGTGCCGTTCGCGCACTGGCTCTCCGACGGGGCCCGGATCGACCGCGACGGTACGGTGCACGATCCCGCCGGATCGCCGGAGCAGCGCCTCCAGCGCACCCTGCGCGTCGGGCAGGGGCTGTGGGCGGCGATGCCCGCGGTCGCCGCCGCCACCTCCCGCCGCTCCGCCGTACGGGCCGTCACCTACGCCCGGCAGCGCAGCACCGAGAGCCGCCTCGCCCCCGGGGTGCCGCTGCTCGCGTACCGGGCCCAGCAGACCGTGGTCCTCGGCGCCCTCGCCGACGCCTTCGCCCTGACCTGCGCCGCCGACGGGGCCCTGGCGGTACGGACCGCCACCCCGGCCCCCGGAGCGCAGGGCAGGGAGGCGATGGGGTTCACCCCGTGGGCCGCCGTCAGCCAACCGCTCGCCGCCTACAAGGCCGTGACCGTCCGGACCGCCGCCCGCCTCACCGCCGAGTGCCAGCACCGGTGCGGCTTCTCCGGCCAGCTGACCGTGAACCGCCTCGCCGCCTACCAGGGCTTCCACCACGCCTTCGACACGGCGGGCGGCGACAGCCAGCTGATCTTCTACGACATAGGCCGCACCCTCGCGGAGCAGGAACAGGAACAGGAGCAGGAACAGGAACAGGCGCACGCCCCGGGGCCGGTGCCCGGCCCCGCCTCCCCCCACTGGTGGCCCGCCGTCATCCACCGCCACGAGGACGATCTCGTACGGGAGTTGAGGAAGCGCGGCGCCACGGACGCGACCCGCGACCCCTTCGAGCGGTGGAACCCGCTGCTGGAGCGGGCCGGTCTGCTGGGCGAGGCGCGGGCGACCCGGCTGATGGCCGACGACGTCACCCGCGTCCTGGGGCGGCTCCGCGACCCCGGCCTCGTACGGGCCCTGACGCCCCTGGCCGCGCTGCACGGTGTGCTGGCCGCCCGCCGCTGGGCCGGTTCGCTGCTCACACTCGGAACGCTGGAACCGGCGGACGTGGCGGCGCTGTCCGGGGCCGCCGACCGGCTGTGCGACGCGGTGATGGAGCAACTCCCGCTGCTGCTGGCGGTGTTCGGCGACGACGAACCCGACGGCACGGACGCGGCCCCGCTGGCCGCCCCCGACGTCAACGCCGCCATGGCCGCCACCCTCACCTGGACGCGCGGGGCCGCCTCATGA
- a CDS encoding 3-oxoacyl-ACP synthase — translation MTAEPTAGHGQKTAGTRRIGILGLGTHLPPGTRTNEEVARDAGVTAQWIRERTGVLTRHVAGPDEAASDLAAHAVRSAVEAAGIAVTDVGLLVCATSTPDELGPSTACRVQALVGAHRAVALDVGAACSGWLFAAKVAYDWLRGSERDGYAVVVGVEAYSKFLDPTDRGTSVLFADGAAATVLGPVDAPYGFADFRLGSDGTQAGLVLIPGGGSRLPAAPATLAAGSHRIRMDGRSVSRFIVDVLPRLITEALDRAGLGVEDIACFVCHQPNPVLLRRLGGELGIPAERLVVVGDEVGNIGAASAAYALAAAAARHGLRPGDRVLLTVFGAGMTWGSALLTWSGAHAQMPVPVPDSPVPNASERNLP, via the coding sequence ATGACCGCCGAACCGACCGCCGGACACGGACAGAAGACGGCCGGCACCCGCCGCATCGGCATCCTCGGCCTGGGCACCCACCTGCCGCCCGGCACCCGTACCAACGAGGAGGTGGCCCGGGACGCCGGAGTGACCGCGCAGTGGATCAGGGAGCGTACCGGCGTCCTGACCCGTCATGTCGCCGGGCCCGACGAGGCGGCCTCCGACCTGGCCGCCCACGCGGTCCGTTCGGCGGTCGAGGCGGCGGGGATCGCCGTCACGGACGTCGGGCTGCTGGTCTGCGCGACCTCCACCCCCGACGAGCTCGGCCCCTCCACCGCCTGCCGCGTCCAGGCCCTCGTGGGCGCCCACCGGGCCGTCGCCCTGGACGTGGGCGCGGCCTGCTCGGGCTGGCTCTTCGCCGCCAAGGTGGCGTACGACTGGCTGCGCGGGTCGGAGCGGGACGGCTACGCGGTGGTCGTCGGCGTGGAGGCGTACTCCAAGTTCCTCGACCCCACCGACCGGGGCACCTCGGTCCTCTTCGCCGACGGGGCGGCGGCCACCGTGCTGGGGCCGGTGGACGCCCCGTACGGGTTCGCGGACTTCCGGCTCGGCTCCGACGGGACGCAGGCCGGGCTCGTCCTGATCCCGGGCGGCGGCAGCCGGCTGCCCGCCGCCCCGGCCACCCTCGCCGCCGGGAGCCACCGCATCCGCATGGACGGGCGGAGCGTCAGCCGGTTCATCGTGGACGTGCTGCCCCGGCTGATCACCGAGGCGCTGGACCGGGCCGGGCTCGGCGTGGAGGACATCGCGTGCTTCGTCTGCCACCAGCCCAACCCCGTACTGCTGCGGCGGCTCGGCGGCGAACTCGGCATCCCGGCGGAGCGGTTGGTCGTCGTCGGTGACGAGGTCGGCAACATCGGGGCCGCCAGCGCCGCCTACGCGCTCGCCGCCGCCGCGGCCCGGCACGGACTGCGCCCCGGGGACCGGGTGCTGCTGACCGTGTTCGGCGCCGGAATGACCTGGGGCAGCGCGCTCCTCACCTGGAGCGGGGCCCACGCGCAGATGCCCGTACCCGTACCGGACTCCCCCGTACCGAACGCGTCAGAAAGGAACCTGCCATGA
- a CDS encoding short-chain dehydrogenase produces the protein MNAVDLFRLDGARALVTGGSRGIGRAVAEGLADAGCDLAVTARTLPALDATVRAVAERGRKAVALDGDLAEPGTAATLVDRAAAALGGLDVIVHNAGTLPTTEDGSPLLVPLQQAEQRDWESVVSVNLNATAAVCRAAHPYLLESGRASLVLMSSIAGIVGTPTMEAYAATKAAQLSLTRSLAVGWARQGIRVNALCPGWTRTDMTAFASEAGALSDWLTSHVPMGRWATTDEVVGATLFLASPASSFVTGHALVVDGGLAVPDGGLAGHPKPPSPFAAAG, from the coding sequence ATGAACGCCGTGGATCTCTTCCGTCTGGACGGTGCCCGCGCCCTGGTGACCGGTGGCTCCCGGGGCATCGGCCGGGCCGTCGCGGAGGGCCTCGCCGACGCGGGGTGCGACCTGGCCGTGACCGCCCGGACCCTGCCCGCGCTCGACGCCACCGTACGGGCGGTGGCGGAGCGGGGGCGCAAGGCCGTGGCGCTCGACGGGGACCTCGCCGAGCCGGGTACGGCGGCGACGCTGGTCGACCGGGCCGCCGCCGCGCTCGGCGGGCTCGACGTGATCGTGCACAACGCCGGAACCCTGCCCACCACCGAGGACGGCAGCCCGCTGCTGGTACCGCTCCAGCAGGCCGAGCAGCGCGACTGGGAGAGCGTCGTCTCCGTCAACCTCAACGCCACGGCGGCCGTCTGCCGGGCCGCCCACCCGTATCTGCTGGAGTCCGGCCGGGCCAGTCTCGTCCTGATGTCGTCGATCGCCGGGATCGTCGGCACACCGACGATGGAGGCGTACGCGGCGACGAAGGCGGCCCAGCTGTCGCTGACACGGAGCCTGGCGGTCGGCTGGGCGCGGCAGGGCATCCGGGTCAACGCGCTCTGCCCGGGGTGGACGCGTACGGACATGACCGCGTTCGCCAGTGAGGCCGGTGCCCTGTCGGACTGGCTCACCAGCCATGTGCCGATGGGCCGTTGGGCCACGACGGACGAGGTGGTCGGCGCGACGCTCTTCCTCGCCTCGCCCGCCTCGTCGTTCGTCACCGGCCACGCGCTGGTGGTGGACGGGGGGCTGGCGGTGCCGGACGGCGGTCTCGCCGGCCACCCCAAGCCGCCCTCGCCCTTCGCCGCCGCGGGCTGA
- a CDS encoding acyl carrier protein encodes MDDRVYPRLVTLLGDKFEVAADLIRPDATLGDLELDSLAVVELYVTLQEEWEIPLDDSAATAELTVAEVARSVAALLAPGKAGGTP; translated from the coding sequence ATGGACGACCGCGTCTACCCCCGCCTCGTGACCCTGCTCGGCGACAAGTTCGAGGTCGCCGCCGATCTCATACGCCCCGACGCCACCCTCGGAGACCTGGAGCTGGACTCCCTCGCCGTGGTGGAGCTCTACGTCACCCTCCAGGAGGAGTGGGAGATCCCGCTCGACGACTCCGCCGCCACCGCCGAACTGACGGTGGCGGAGGTGGCCCGCTCGGTGGCGGCCCTGCTCGCCCCCGGGAAGGCCGGCGGCACACCGTGA
- a CDS encoding 3-oxoacyl-ACP synthase, translating into MTDPVAVTGIGLVTPGGIGTEATWAAVCAGRATAGTDPVLAEAGAPVRIACRVPPQEGVRGRVWRFDPATRFLLTAAREALATARLDPEQWEPGRVAVVVGTAAGGVTTLEAQHRKLLASGPGALSPLTLPAFLPNMAAGQLALELGATGPSLQTSTACASGATAVITAALLLRAGLCDVAVAGGTDAMVTPLCASAFAKMGALSRREGDPGSASRPFDRDRDGFVLGEGSGVLVLERTAHAAARTVRPLALLAGYGATGDAHHPTAPHPRGAGLRAATARALAGAGRTPDEVGHINAHGTSTALNDAVEATAIRELYGTGTGPSVTSAKGVLGHTMGAAGAIEAALTVLSVARGTVPPTAGFTAPDAATAGIDLVRAAARPQRVGLALSHSLGFGGHNTVLAFTAA; encoded by the coding sequence GTGACCGACCCGGTCGCCGTCACCGGCATCGGTCTGGTGACCCCCGGCGGCATCGGCACCGAGGCCACCTGGGCGGCGGTCTGCGCCGGGCGGGCGACCGCGGGCACCGATCCCGTACTGGCGGAGGCGGGTGCGCCGGTCCGGATCGCCTGCCGGGTGCCGCCGCAGGAGGGGGTACGGGGGCGGGTCTGGCGGTTCGACCCCGCCACCCGGTTCCTGCTGACCGCCGCCCGCGAGGCCCTCGCGACGGCCCGGCTGGACCCGGAGCAGTGGGAGCCGGGGCGGGTCGCGGTGGTCGTGGGCACGGCGGCGGGCGGGGTCACCACCCTGGAGGCGCAGCACCGCAAGCTGCTCGCCTCCGGGCCCGGGGCGCTCTCCCCGCTGACGCTCCCCGCGTTCCTGCCGAACATGGCCGCCGGTCAGCTCGCCCTCGAACTCGGCGCCACCGGACCGTCGTTGCAGACCTCCACCGCCTGCGCCTCGGGGGCGACGGCGGTCATCACGGCCGCGCTGCTGCTGCGGGCCGGGCTGTGCGATGTGGCCGTGGCAGGCGGTACGGACGCCATGGTCACGCCCCTGTGCGCCTCGGCGTTCGCGAAGATGGGCGCGCTGTCCCGGCGGGAGGGTGACCCCGGCTCCGCCTCACGCCCGTTCGACCGGGACCGCGACGGTTTCGTGCTGGGCGAGGGGAGCGGGGTGCTCGTCCTGGAACGTACGGCTCACGCCGCCGCCCGTACGGTCCGGCCGCTGGCGCTGCTCGCCGGGTACGGCGCCACCGGCGACGCCCACCACCCCACCGCCCCGCACCCCCGGGGCGCCGGGCTGCGGGCGGCGACCGCGCGGGCGCTGGCCGGGGCGGGCCGGACCCCGGACGAGGTCGGCCACATCAACGCCCACGGCACGTCCACCGCGCTCAACGACGCGGTGGAGGCCACGGCGATCCGGGAGCTGTACGGGACGGGGACCGGCCCCTCGGTCACCTCGGCCAAGGGCGTCCTGGGGCACACCATGGGCGCGGCCGGGGCGATCGAGGCGGCGCTGACGGTGCTGAGCGTCGCGCGCGGGACCGTACCGCCCACGGCGGGCTTCACCGCCCCGGACGCCGCCACCGCGGGCATCGACCTCGTCCGCGCGGCCGCCCGGCCCCAGCGCGTCGGCCTCGCCCTCAGCCACTCGCTCGGCTTCGGGGGACACAACACGGTCCTGGCGTTCACGGCCGCCTGA